CCAAGAATGTAATCAGAAATGGCCGGGCATCAGAAACAgcagttttgtgtgtttattttgttcagTTGTGCACTCATTCCCTCCGTGCTCTACAAAGCACCACTTTGACCCGCGCTCAAGCACCGTCTGGCCTTTGATTGGCGCCGTTGTGTGAAAGAGGTAAATCTTTGACAGACAAGTGCCTCGGAGTCGGGGCCTGAGGTTTCAGATTGCAGTGACAATGCTGCCAGTGGTGAATGTGCTGTATCCATGAcagagtgtacacacacacatttgtgattATGCAGAtataatccatccatctatgTTTATGttgacagcagcagtgtgtgtgtgtgtatgtgtgacttggcgcatatatatataccgGTTCGCCTTTATACACTCAACATGGAATTGGTGTGCATGCTTGAAAAGTCAGCTCATCAAGGTGCGTCAGTGCACGCATGACCAGTCCCACTCCTCGTTTTTGATCCTTTTCAGTCACTAgtcactctttcactctctcacacacacacacatggtttgTCTTAGTGTTTCTGAAGCTCTCTTGCCCTTCTCTCTCCTTTAGTGTGCGAGCTGTGGTGATTTAGGGTAATTATCCATAGTTGGGTCATCTATCAGCCTGGCCGTTGCTAGGAGATGGAAGCAGCTGGTGCTGGTTGTTGTCATGTCAGAGACagtgcatgtgaatgtgtgtgtgtgtgtgtgtgtgtctgtgtttcctggGATTTAGGTGAGGGCTGCTGCACATATTTATttccaggctgtgtgtgtgtgtgtattcggGTGAAGTGGTCCATTCTGATGTGGGGATTTAAAAGCGCAGGTGGTGTagaagaaggaaggaagcaaAGGAGCCAATGGACGGACGAAAGGATTAAGGGGGTGCTCAGGTGAGGGTGGGGTCAGAGGTTGAAAGAGGCCAGGTGGATGGAAGTTGGTGTGTGTTTGGAAGGGGTGGGCAGGTTTAaagacacagctgtgtgtgtgtgtgtgtgtgtgtgtgtgtgtgtgaaggataGATAGACAGGAGAGATATGAAAAACTGATCCTGGTAGATGGAAGTTGGCAAAAAGTGGGACCTTAGGGAGTCGTTTTAGTACCTGTGAAAAttgcaagagtgtgtgtgtgtgttggggtggGGGTAGCGGGAGTCTACAGGCAGGTTTGTGGTTACACAGATGGGTGCCGGTTCAAATCTCTGCTGAGGGCCCTGTTTCCCGTTGTAATCCATTGTGTCCCATTGTGTTGAGGCCGTTTCGGGTTTCACAATCTGGGTCCGCCATTCATGTTGCAACAGACATGAATGCTCCCTCATGTCCCCTCCTTCCACAGACGCACACGGACACACCCACATTAAAAGGTCACCTGCAAACGGAACAGCGCTAACACTGTGAACATATGGGAGTGCGTTCTCAAACACGCCGTCGCAGAAAACTGAGAGAAATCTTTAACCGAGCCAAAATTGAGAGGAAACTGTAATTGTAGTTCTCGTACACAAGCGATTACATGAGTTATGTTAACATGAGAACTAGTGTAAATTTAGACGCAGGAAAATATGCCAACTTTGATGTTatgattaaataattaatatcaCAGCAATAAATCATTAGTTATTCACCACTGTAATTatatcccaaaaaaaaaatataataccAAATTTACAATTCAGACACTAATTAAAAAATACTACAAACATAAACACCGAGACTGCAACGGCCCGAGGAAGCTGCTGATGAAGCTGTCTGTTTCACATGTTTGCATCCGAGTAGTTTCACTGAAGTTTTATGTGCTTTACCCTGTTGGCAGACCTGTAAAAGGCAGCTGGATGTAAGCCACACATCCATAAGAGCTGCGGTAACTGTAAACACAACCTCCACTCTCCGCTTTCCATACCGGCCTAATTAGCGCCACTTAGCATTTGTCATTGCATTTTAGGGGTGAAGATTAGGAACACCTCTCAATTAATCTGCAATCAGCCTGTTTGTTAATTAGCTAACCTGTTCTAAGTGGCCTTCAGGGCTCTTGTGTAATTAGCTAAGCTGCTGGGAAGCAGGCCTGCGTATTGACGTTGACCTGAAGTGTACACACACcatcacacgcgcacacacacacacacacacacacacacacacacgtgtatgtatatactgtaagacACAGTATTGTAGTCCTCTCTAGTCATGGTCAAGAGGTACAAGAACCCCTGGCTGCTGATAAATTATAGACAAGCACACCCTCTGCACGGTGTTCTACAAAAATATGCTTaagcacacatgcaaacacacacacatacacacacacacagtgtacccATCCAAATATCTATTTACCTGCATCCCTCAAAAGTATATCATTGCGGAAAAAAGTcagttggggggaaaaaatagaaACTGTACTCCCCATGAACATACACTCTTTTGAACATTTCATCCTTTTCAAGTGCAACAACATCCTCGCCAAAATGAACAGCGTCTCCATTGCTGTGttgaagcactttttttttttttcccttgcttACTTCAAAGCTATTTGTTTACTCGGCTGCCTCCTGACATTGTCTGTGGTAATTAAAGGAGCGCACTGAAATTTATGGTTTAATTATACAGGCCTTGTTATGCAGAGAGAACCAGGATGAGCTGATATgctcaataaaaataaataaattccatTCGGGTTTATTGAATCCACGCTTGCGTGGCAGCTGCAATCGTTCCAGccactcaggtgtgtgtgtgtgtgtgttattgggTTCATGCGTACATGTGTATGCAtatctgtttatttatgtattgtctTACAGGACAGTTGCAGCAGCTCAGTGCACTGTGGGTaagaatgaaatgtaaaaaaaaaaaaagaaaagggaagggaaggaaaaaaaagaaaaaaaaagccagatgaATTGCAATCGATTGGCGCTGGTTCAGTGTATTGATCCCTCAGCATGTTAAAGCCTGCTGTACTCCatgaaacacactcagtgtgtTCCACCCCTGCCCCCTTCGCCAACTAACACGCGGCTGGATATACTGTAAACTGTCTTTCGGTGCTGTTACTGCATGCGTGTGTAAACAGCAGCGACGATGGCGCTTACAGCACGAGCGTTATAAGCGATCgggagagagtgagggggagTTTTTTTCTGGTCACGAGCAGGCACAGTAATGGAGAGCGATCCTGGCTGTTGGCCCACGAGCTGCTTCTCTGAACTGATCTTTGAGTTGGGTATAAAAAGCGCTcgctctataaataaaacagcagaacCTTTCACACGTACTCTctcttatttacacacacacacacacacacacacacacccacacacgcacagtctTGTTCCGTGATCCCCGTGGGAACACTCGTTGACATAATTCACCCTAACCTTACCCATTGCAACTAAACACCAAACCAGCACATAAttgaaaccctaaccctaaaactctTAAGAGGATTTGTGGATGTtacacctgctcacacacaactgctacacccccctccccccccacatCAATCCATATATCATTCTCTAGAGGTCAGGTAGAAGGATGTTTGTGGGACATATTGACATACTTACATGAGAGCATGACCTCTACAAGCTTAGCACTGAATACCTGTCTGATCTTTGACACCACCTTGCTTTACACAACAATGATCCAGTCAGAAAAAAATGCCTACATATTTAGGTAATGAGCTGATGCCGGTAACATGTGGCATGAGCAAGTAACTgatcgatatatatatatatatatcccccCATAGTCTTGCTAAAACTGACATTAACACTGGACCTGTTTGCGAGGAGAACACTCTTTCAAGAAGTTCTTCTCCAGTCTTCATCCAAAGCCATTAGTGAAGATATGCACGCCAAAATATTGGAGGAGAGGATGACAGATAATCCAACATTGCCATTCTTATGCCCCCGCTGTTTGCGAGGAAAATAAACTGCTCGCTCGGAGATCAGCGCTCTTGACTTCACCTACTGTAACTTCAACCTTCTGAAACTCGACATAAGTGTACGTGTTTGTGCGGAGCCGCCGGTGCCAACGATCACCGCGGAGGCTCGCTGGTTGACTCACGGAAAATCTGCCAATAATACAGAATTTCCACACTAATCCTGTTTGCGCAGCACTTATTCACATCCACACCACTTTCTACGTCAGTCCATTATGTAGCGATGTGTCTGAAGAACAACATGTCCCATCCGCCACCGTCTGCTCAGCTCATCTCAGGCTAGAAGTGTTTTGAAATGGggtggagagggggggggggggggggggagagagagagagagataaattgGTACAGCGAGCTGGAATGCTGCAGCAGTTATTTAAGGCCCTGTAGGTGCTGGCTAGGCCATATGCTCCCATTATTCCGCTTGGGAGGGGCCCATGTGGGCATGTGAGTAAGgctgaagagaggaggaggaggaggagggtgggagAAAAGGAGACAGAGGGAGTGATGGAGGGTAGGGGAAAGAAGAAAGGTAGATGAGGAATTATTTTAAGGAGAGCCCCCCTATCAAGCACAGGAGGACTTTTAAGGGCAGAATACTGAGAGAAACCTGAGATGAGAACAAATTAGTTTCTAAAGTAAATGATCGCCTTCACTCTCAATATCCGGCTCTTTCACCGCCCTCTTTGCATAATTCATCTCGTCAGATTTTGAGGTGTGACACAGTATAATTCATGAACTCctgaacttttttttcagtctgaTGGCCTCTTTCTTACGTTAGTGCTTCTCAATCATCTTAGATTATTAGATTCTGCGGGACACGCCTCCTTAtggatttgtgttgtgttttgcttgtTGATTTTTCCCCAACTTAGACATGTTTATTATAAGAGTGTAGCAGTGACAATGCACCGGGATCAGGATAATATTCAGTAATGGGGGACAGTAACCCCTCACCCATTCAGACCCAGGATCCCTAAACCTGTTTTTCCAGCTGTATTGGGTCCAGCAGAGAGCTTAATATTTATCCTTTAGGAAAACAAGGCCCACGTACAGCTTTGTTGTTAGTTTCATCTCCCTTGCTCTCTTGTTTctccccctcttctctctctctctctctcctctccctatCTGTACAGTCTCTTGTCAAATTGAGGCCTGTGTTCCTGATCAGGGCATTGCTCTCATGTTAGCCGCTTCACGGGAAGCACATCCCAGCATTCCCTCTGACACGCCGGCAGCAGCATTACCATAATTGGCTTTTCTACATGACGGGACAGaggaaataataatgtcattttatttacagCCCTCTTGTCCCAGTCCGAGAGCTATCAccccctcctccatcctccctcTTCACCGCCacactctttctcctctctgcacattcactgacatacacacctcctcctccccttctatctcatctccctctctctctctctcccccctttctccGTGTGCAGGGCGCGAGTCTCGTTCTGCCACAGCGTGTAGGTCAAGCGATGGCTTTTTGATCAGCTCCTGTCCAAAGCCATCAAGGTTGAGAGGCACGTAATGGAGAGCAGGGTGACAAACAGAATCTGGGGAAGGAATAAGACTGCCAGTTTCCTATTAGGGGCCGGCCTAAACGGCCTCTGCCCCCCACCCACCACACACCCCCCGCCATCCTCTGCTGCAGACCCACTCCTGCACTGCCTAAATCACATGAGTGAAGGGGCCTGTGATTGGACATTAGTGCCGCAAATGACTGCAGTGATTGCCCCCTCTTCCCAAACTcacatcaaataaataaagaaatgtgtgtaaataaatagaaGGAGGGCTGTAGGAGAAAGGAGGCTGGTGGTGGAGGTATTTGTGAGGAGAGCCTGACTGGTTTCATCCCCgtcttttccctctttctctctcatttcaTCGCCTTTCTGCCTTTCTTATCTGGTTTGTTTGGCTTTGACAGCGGCCAAATGGTGAAGCTCCGTGAGCCTGACAGagagttttattgatttaacaaCCAACAGACACTCAGCAAAGGAAAGGGAGAAGGGAAAAATTGGGTTGGGCAAAGATAGATAGCAAAGTTTTGAAAAGGAGTGATATGTTTCTGCTTTACTCCTTGCCAAAATGCTGACGTGTCCACTGGTTGTATTTCATTTGGTATCATTTACAAAAATCAAGTCAAACACAAAGTCAAGCGGGTGTGCGAGGAAGAATGTTTCTGAGATGAACTCTACTTGTAGGTTGATCATGTTGTCACATTGTGAGGCCCAGTGTTGTGCTGAAGCAGGACACGGTGCATTCACCACAGTCCTCTCATCAGAAAACTgtctgtcttcttgtctgcaCAACACAATTGCACACTCTCAGCTCTAATCTGGTCTCTGAGAACCAGCATTATAAGAATAACTCAAATGGAAAATCTGTAATGATGCGTAGTAGTTTTGATCTGGTACAAAATCGGAATTGAGGGTGTTACGTTGGTCCTATAGTCACACAGGAACTCTCACTGAAAGGCAAATAATAATAGATGAAGTAGTCGAGGACACAAAACACTTGAGATCCTTCAAAGCTCTTACAttgaatcaaataaataaaccccAAGTATATTTTGACAACACAAAAATCTTTGATAGCACCTACTTTGCGGCATGATAAGTGTGTATGTCAAGTCAATTTGCATTGTGCATTTGAGAAGAGCTCTTGAAAACACCCTTCACATGTGCTCTGTTCCTTTTTATGGATAATGTATTAACCATATGTGTGAAATTTGAGAGATCAGTGAGACACTTGGAAgctagtttttttatttattttttttttgcctctgtgctgtgtgttggTGATCTGGCGTGGCTGGTGCGGCCTTGATTGCTGCTGCTTCCGACAGTGAGTCTGCAGTGCTATCCTGGCCACACTGCCGCCTGTCTCCTTGATGGCAGCACATCCCCGAGCAAAAGTGACAGGCGCGTTGGCGCCCGTGCAGATGGCCCTGCTCACAGCCATCACCCACTAGGCAAACCAAACCGCCAGGGACGGCACGCCAGCCCTACCCCTTCCAGAGCCTGCCCcttgctgctggtgctgctctGCATATGTGTATCCAGGAACACGAGAAGGAGATTATTTGATTGCCAGTCAGATTCACACATCCTCAAGATGCAATATGATTCGATGCAATATACTTttatgtgaggacattttggacaggcTCACTGTTGCTGCATCCATTAAGAAGGTATTTAAGTAAGAAGCAGTTAGCCGCGATGGATCAGATAGTGTTGATAGCTCTTGATATTCTTCCATCCTTAAGGCTCCAGATGTTGACATCCCGTCAGAATAAATGCAGCATCTCAAAACAGATGAAGACACATCATTTGTTTCTCACTAATGTTAGTCACATTCATGACTAAATATATTGTGCAGTGTGGTCTTTGCGAAAGCGTCCACTTGCTGCCTGTGATTTTTACAGATGTCTGTGTCTGCCAGTCTTTTGTCTGTGTGCGTTTGATATCTCCCTCTTtgttgtttccatgacaacatgGCAGGACAGGCATTGATTGACAGGGATCGTCAAAGGGTTCCCTGGCGACCTGTTCGGCGTTCGAAGCTCCTCCCTGCTGCAGTCTGTGTTTTGTCACTCACCCAGGAATATTTCTGATCTGCTGCTTCTCATTGctgctgtctttgtgtgtgtgcgtgtgtgtgtgtgtgtgtgtttgtttatgtattaAGCGCTGCCAACTATTGGGGTTTAGCTATTTATTGGCTGCTGCAGACATGGGTGACTCTCTCATAGGTAATTCCTACTGAATGTTTGCACTATTCGTGTGGGCTCGTGAAGAATGGACAGCCACTCTGCTGGATGCTTTGTATATTAAATGGCTGATATGTATTGATAGTCTCCTGTTCTGGAAGCGGGTTAGCGAGGAAGAAGGCACTGTAACAGAAGACACTCTGCAGATATGTTGTAGAGAGTACAGCACATAATGCTAATCTGCTGTGTTAGGGATTTTCACGAGTTTTAGAAACTGTCTCGGTCTCAGTCTGTCAGTGGGATTGAAGCGCAGCCAGGTTCTCCTGTAGTGCTCTCATTTCACTGAAATCCTGTCAGGCGTTAGGGGAGTATGTTGCTCATTTGGAGAGGGGTGTATCATTCGCGCACAGCACACTCAGACTTATAGGCAATATTATGGTCGGTGGGTTCAGCTTTGCACTGTATGAGCAAACATGTATGAGCTGCGCAGAGTGCATAAAGTGCACACATAGGCATGGGGAGGTGAGCATGCGGGCAAACATGCATTCGCAAACAGGCACTTactgaagcacacacacgcacttgcacatcatcacacagtcacagttgaTGGTGCAGCTGCTCACCTACCCCCCACCCATCTCCTCTCAGGCAGCAGTAAATGGTGCCAGTGTATATATATCAGGTATTATGTCCACTTAGATTATGATATGACAGGTTAGCGTGCCGTTTGAAGCTGACAGCACATCTGTTTCATCAGGAGAGACTGATACTGGCATCTAGGACACACATCTCACCATGCAGGAAGGAGATAAAGGAAGAAGCTAGGGGGCTGTCTTTCCTGTCTCCCTgccccctcaccccccccccccccccctctctcttttctcttacTGCTGCCACTACCCACCCACCAAAACCCAGTAGCTCCtgctcactttttctttttctctctcccttttcttGTCTCCCTTTCATTCACTTGTTCTCCTTCTAACCACCTCCTGTCTCTCCCACTTACTGATGCTTGTGGTGTCTGcctagcatgtgtgtgtgctcacacgCACTGTCGAGCAATTTATGTTATACtttatgtcttttttatgtttaacTGGCAAACCTGTTACTTCTCCGCTTCCTTTAGTTCCCTTTCCCCACGCCTTGATATTTGatcatgtttcttttcttcttgttaaGTGATGTGCGTGTCATTTTGCATCACAGAATAGTTGCAGGTTGTGCAAACGCATAAACTGTCCAGGAGTCTTTTTAACGGTCACTGCGGTATTCTCTATCCACGAACCATTGTTATACCAGTTCCTGCCTCTAATCTTAAATGAATATTACCTTCACTTGTCAGAGTGGGCTAAGAAAAGCTGTGATATCGCCAGattagtgttttgtttctttccctGCTTGATCAGTTACATAATCAGACCATGTGAGGAGCTGAGACTCATGGACTGAATGACTGAGAGACATTTAAGGTTGGGtaagagaaacaaagagaaaggggGAGTTGAACATGTAAGCATGCAGCTGGCTAACAAGGCCAAACAGCCAGTCATTTCCTGGGGAACATGAGGCATGTGTGGAGGAATAGGGGAGTTGGGAAGGAAAAGGACAACTGTCAGGAgctcagtgatttatttttcccttGGAGGCTTTTTTCACCACTGACTTTCAGAGCCACATGTGTGTAAAATACACACTAACTCATGCATGCATGCGCACAGACGCATATACACACTCACTGGATGAGAATAAAAGCTCACATTTCCTATCACTGAGAATTCTCCCCATGTTCATATTTTGACGGTGGTCCTGTTAGTGTGCTGTAAATCTTTAACTTGACTGAgctgacctctttttttttctctctctcttcttttttccccttttctgttttcttccttttctctttctctctgtgctccAGCGTACATGCCCGAGGATGAACTTAAGGCAGCCCCCCACGATGAGGAAGAGCACCTGCAGGATGACGGCCTCTCATTAGATGGCCAGGACAACGAGTTCCTGTGCaacgaggaagaggaagacgtgGATGGAGGCCAGCCACCTAGCTACAGAGACTCTCCACTCAGCAACGGTACCAACCCTGATGCTGGATATGGATCTCCACTCAGTGATGCCAGCGACCGACTTACAGATTTCAAGAGCACCTCTTCCACGGATGGTCAGGAGAGGGAAGGTACAGCTTTGCCCTTTGGACCCAACAACGGCCTCTCTTTCCAGGATAGCCTGGCGCAGATGAAAGCCGTCTATGCAAACCTAATCTCAGATGCCTCTTGGTCCAGCATCACAATGGACATCATGAAATCTAAGCCAGCTGCAGCCGGCAGTGTCAACAGTGCCATCACCTCTCCAGAGCCAGCCTCCACTGCCTCTGTCTCCACAACTACAACCATTAACAAGAATAGTGGAGTCAATGTCGCTAGTAGTCACCACAATGGCAGGAGCTCCACTACCTCTGTCAACCACAAAGGCAGTGCAGGTGGCAATACTAATGGCACAGCCGCTAGCTCTGCTGGCAATCACAGTGCAACAAGCAGcagtggaagcagcagtggtgtAGCTAGTAATGGTAGTGGTGTAGCTTATGATTGGCACCAGGCAGCTCTTGCCAAAACTTTTCAGCAGACACCCTACCACCTTTTGCCAGAGCCCAGCCTCTTCAGCACAGTGCAGCTCTATCGGCAGAACAACAAGCTGTATGGCTCTGTTTTTACTGGTGCAAGCAAGTTTCGCTGCAAAGACTGCAGTGCTGCCTATGATACACTGGTAGGGTTAACAGTCCACATGAATGAGACAGGCCATTATCGAGATGACAACAAGGACAATGATGAGGAACAGGGAAAACGCTGGTCCAAACCACGCAAGCGCTCTCTGATGGAGATGGAGGGGAAAGAGGATGCTCAGAAGGTGCTGAAGTGCATGTACTGTGGTCATTCATTCGAGTCTCTGCAAGATCTCAGCGTTCATATGATCAAGACCAAGCATTACCAGAAAGTGCCTCTCAAAGAACCAGTGCCAGCCTTGGCCACGAAACTGATGTCCACTTCTGCTAAGAAACGAGCTCTCCAAGATGTTATAGTCTCCCCATGCTCCCCAGACTCTGTCCATGCTGGTAGTGGTGGTGGCGGCATATCCCTTGGAGACATTGGCAAAGATGCGAAAGCCGTAACAAACCCGTATGTTACGCCAAACAACCGCTATGGATACCAGAATGGTGCCAGCTACACATGGCAGTTTGAAGCTCGTAAAGCCCAGATCCTCAAGTGCATGGAGTGTGGGAGCTCTCATGATACATTGCAACAGCTGACTGCCCACATGATGGTCACAGGTCACTTTTTGAAGGTCACAAATTCTGCATCTAAAAAAGGTAAACAGTTAGTCTTTGATCCAGTGGTAGAAGAGAAGATCCAGTCAATCCCACTGCCACCGACCACCACCCGACTCCCTGTTCCCACTAGTGTTAAGTCCCAGCCTGTGTCCCCAGCTCTCTCTTCAGGCTCAGAGGATAAGAGGGAAGTTAGTGAAGATGAAAAGGTCGATGGTTGTGAGAGAGTAGAGAAAAAGATTAAGGAGGAGAAAGATGACTCAGGTGAAAAGTCTGAGACCAAAACCACCTCATATAAATATCTAAGAGAAGAAGATCTTGAGGACACACCCAAAGGGGGTTTAGATATTCTTAAATCTCTTGAGAACACAGTATCCAGTGCCATTAGCAAGGCACAGACAGGAACACCCACATGGGGTGGCTACCCTAGCATTCATGCAGCCTACCAGTTGCAGGGTGCAATGAAAAATTCCTCTACTATTTTGCCTCCAACTGTCCAGAGTCTTCAGATGCAGCCGATGTTTAACAGTGGGCTACGTAGCCTGGTGAGTGACCCCAACTCAGTCATCCACTCACCTCGCAGCCCTTCCTCCCCAACCCCCCTCAGGAGCAATGTCACTGCCATGGAGGAGCTTGTGGAGAAAGTGACAGGAAAAGCTGCCActgtgaagaaagaaaaggaggagaagacgGTGAGCTTGGAACGATGCCGGCCCCCATCATTAGTTAAATCCCCCTCTCCCGCACTGAGAGAGCAAAGAGAGCAATTAGCATCTCCAAATGACCTTTCTGGTTGTAAACCGTCTGGTATGAGAAGTAGCAGCCCAGGCAGTGTAGATTCAGAACTCATCTGCAAAAAGGAGCCCAAAGAGAACCTAGTAGATGGCCACAAAAACCATTCAAAGAATGGCTCTGAGACATGTCAGTCCCCACTAACTAACGGCAACAGTCTCGGCATTATTACTGATCACTCACCAGAAACTCCTTCCGTCAACCCTCTCAGTGCACTTCAGTCAATCATGAACACACACCTGGGTAAGGCTTCTAAAACAGTCAGCCCATCTTCTGACCCGCTATCTATGCTTTACAAGTTCAGCAACAGCATGATGGATAAGCCAGCTTTCAACCCCACTCCTCAGGGCAAGCCAGCTGAGCCCATCAACCACTATCAGTGGTATGACAGCAGTGATCAGCCCATAGACCTGAGTAAAAGTAAATCCTCcacaaacagcaacaataacaataacaacttgACCAATAATAGTGTAAATGGTAACAAACCCCTCATTTCTTCCCTCCCTGACTCTGTCTCCTCGCCTCTCAGAGAGAATGCTCTGATGGACATTTCTGATATGGTTAAGAACCTCACTGGCAGACTGACGCCGAAATCCTCAACTCCCTCCTCCATTTCAGAGAAGTCGGATGCCGACGGCAGTGCATTTGAGGATGCACTTGAGGACCTCTCTCCAGTTCAGAAGAGGAAAGGGAGGCAATCCAACTGGAATCCCCAGCACCTTCTCATCCTCCAGGCTCAGTTTGCCTCCAGCCTGAGGGAGACATCAGAAGGTCGCTATGCCATGACTGACCTCGGCCCTCAGGAAAGGGTCCACATCTGTAAGTTCACAGGTCTTTCCATGACCACCATATCCCACTGGCTGGCTAATGTCAAGTACCAGCTGAGACGGACTGGGGGCACCAAGTTTCTCAAGAACATGGACTCTTGCCAGCCTGTGTTCCTCTGTGGTGATTGTGCCTCCCAATTCAGGACTCCCTCCTCCTACATCGGCCACCTGGAGTCTCACCTGGGCTTCAGCTTGAAGGACCTGTCCAAACTGTCAGCTGAGCACCTACGGGAGCAGCAGGCTGCCTCAAA
The sequence above is a segment of the Solea solea chromosome 13, fSolSol10.1, whole genome shotgun sequence genome. Coding sequences within it:
- the LOC131470829 gene encoding teashirt homolog 1-like: MPRRKQQEPRRSAAYMPEDELKAAPHDEEEHLQDDGLSLDGQDNEFLCNEEEEDVDGGQPPSYRDSPLSNGTNPDAGYGSPLSDASDRLTDFKSTSSTDGQEREGTALPFGPNNGLSFQDSLAQMKAVYANLISDASWSSITMDIMKSKPAAAGSVNSAITSPEPASTASVSTTTTINKNSGVNVASSHHNGRSSTTSVNHKGSAGGNTNGTAASSAGNHSATSSSGSSSGVASNGSGVAYDWHQAALAKTFQQTPYHLLPEPSLFSTVQLYRQNNKLYGSVFTGASKFRCKDCSAAYDTLVGLTVHMNETGHYRDDNKDNDEEQGKRWSKPRKRSLMEMEGKEDAQKVLKCMYCGHSFESLQDLSVHMIKTKHYQKVPLKEPVPALATKLMSTSAKKRALQDVIVSPCSPDSVHAGSGGGGISLGDIGKDAKAVTNPYVTPNNRYGYQNGASYTWQFEARKAQILKCMECGSSHDTLQQLTAHMMVTGHFLKVTNSASKKGKQLVFDPVVEEKIQSIPLPPTTTRLPVPTSVKSQPVSPALSSGSEDKREVSEDEKVDGCERVEKKIKEEKDDSGEKSETKTTSYKYLREEDLEDTPKGGLDILKSLENTVSSAISKAQTGTPTWGGYPSIHAAYQLQGAMKNSSTILPPTVQSLQMQPMFNSGLRSLVSDPNSVIHSPRSPSSPTPLRSNVTAMEELVEKVTGKAATVKKEKEEKTVSLERCRPPSLVKSPSPALREQREQLASPNDLSGCKPSGMRSSSPGSVDSELICKKEPKENLVDGHKNHSKNGSETCQSPLTNGNSLGIITDHSPETPSVNPLSALQSIMNTHLGKASKTVSPSSDPLSMLYKFSNSMMDKPAFNPTPQGKPAEPINHYQWYDSSDQPIDLSKSKSSTNSNNNNNNLTNNSVNGNKPLISSLPDSVSSPLRENALMDISDMVKNLTGRLTPKSSTPSSISEKSDADGSAFEDALEDLSPVQKRKGRQSNWNPQHLLILQAQFASSLRETSEGRYAMTDLGPQERVHICKFTGLSMTTISHWLANVKYQLRRTGGTKFLKNMDSCQPVFLCGDCASQFRTPSSYIGHLESHLGFSLKDLSKLSAEHLREQQAASKVITDKMTFSNPLSALTTPEDDTGSVYQCRLCNRTFVSKHAVKLHLSKTHGKSPEDHLVFVTALEKLDKMDKIEKV